A stretch of the Nakaseomyces glabratus chromosome L, complete sequence genome encodes the following:
- the ECM32 gene encoding RNA helicase (CAGL0L12034g~Ortholog(s) have DNA helicase activity, mRNA binding activity, role in regulation of translational termination and cytoplasmic stress granule, polysome localization) — MFACKTCSLEGDAEGITKHLSTTRHKTVLSDADGNSEVACEDCDDTNIHMLQIIRFEGDDMRLLCNSCFKKEYTESERPSTLYSLSNGTILKFWDRYLKVRDCCCDKCGNESNLNALNPNTVLCDKCLSTIKSQEAQKYVSESSGRFLYTLLGIKEPSKTPKRKGKFKRKLGRRSKGKGKPMRSRASTPGGEEKKLTVMEKINLVSNTNRLANTKITSSNDITLGSFRGVSAPSGPSIGSRAPDKSKHAAKSTKSNISNSVKHSKPGKSSSTKNVTNSGSKAVGRGDSRTMKDPKKMKSKENGEKKSQSRSKGSSEKSKVNDKSAKNKKAGITATNTEGLKSKRDGKSNSVAKFNGKDSDKSNENRQASKSKYGSGSKNSNGQIKEATKSKNGKERKEQPQKKNNKNEKKTNDDSVRDKKQTSKTNLKKNNESGSSNKIKNDDKPIADTAARNKGDKEIEMEEGVVHKEYKKFQPKLRFNDLKEYCREFSNAIFQEQKLENDFVFNFNIKWPANSVDNVFLITINMKNNEEIEKLMTPVDIKLKKMPFKNNSPIIFSNLNETELWYAFIKETDMQRNQMVLLIELFGWNDKPLPVKQSSEKFKFLPLSASAKRVLFAMSRIDNPTFIDMLLGQKDIKKLEFNNRMKFTNDRFNDSQKRAIQNVLNNKVTILQGPPGTGKTATIEEIILQMREHFNSFPILCVAASNIAIDNIAEKFIEKRPDIKILRIVSRTKEKEYGMDHPLGKICLHNIVRENLNEESRDTARKLAMGQTKSFSKNALMRYFRDKEGIVNKYINQCTIIFSTNVAAGSTELKVIKEIPVVIMDESTQSSEVSTLIPLSLPGIKTFVFVGDDKQLSSFSDIPQLSLSLFERILQNGTYQNPHMLNTQYRMHPTISEFPRTMIYKNELQDGVTAEQKQLDKVAHPVYFYDYRATAQNREQLHRVRRRDVTTVSYYNRAECRMILEVVHMLVIEKGVPLEDIGIITPYAGQREQLATMVQADELINPRGLVIEKQSEEKDLFSVNEQSMGSNNTICIVNGLQVSTVDAFQGHEKSVIVFSCVRNNESNTIGFLKDQRRLNVALTRAKNSLVIVGCSSVLSRSDSIWKKYIDYLSKNKMIHTSLSEY; from the coding sequence ATGTTTGCGTGCAAGACATGTTCCCTCGAGGGCGATGCGGAAGGTATTACGAAGCATTTGTCAACTACGAGGCACAAGACTGTCCTTAGCGATGCCGATGGCAACTCCGAGGTCGCATGTGAGGATTGTGATGATACCAACATTCATATGTTACAGATTATTAGGTTTGAAGGTGATGATATGAGACTGCTGTGTAACTCATGCTTCAAGAAAGAGTACACTGAATCTGAAAGACCGAGCACATTATATTCGCTGTCCAATGGTACAATTCTTAAGTTCTGGGACAGGTATTTGAAGGTACGAGACTGTTGCTGTGATAAGTGTGGTAATGAATCTAATTTGAATGCTTTGAATCCCAATACAGTGCTATGTGATAAGTGTCTCTCTACTATAAAGTCTCAAGAAGCCCAAAAGTACGTCTCAGAGAGCTCTGGTAGGTTTCTTTATACATTGTTGGGTATTAAGGAACCTTCAAAAACACCAAAGAGGAAGGGCAAGTTTAAGAGAAAGTTGGGAAGACGGAGCAAAGGTAAAGGGAAACCTATGAGGAGTAGGGCATCCACACCTGGTGGTgaggaaaagaaacttaCTGTTATGGAAAAGATTAACCTAGTGAGTAACACCAATAGACTggcaaatacaaaaattacAAGTTCTAATGATATCACATTGGGCTCATTTAGAGGAGTTAGTGCGCCAAGTGGGCCGTCTATTGGTTCAAGAGCACCAGATAAGTCTAAACATGCTGCAAAATCCACAAAAtctaatatatcaaattcaGTGAAACATTCCAAACCAGGAAAATCGAgttcaacaaaaaatgtAACAAACTCAGGAAGCAAAGCTGTTGGAAGAGGGGATAGCAGGACAATGAAGGAtccaaagaagatgaaatccaaagaaaatggtgaaaaaaaatcacaATCACGAAGCAAAGGTTCTTCTGAAAAGAGTAAGGTGAATGACAAGTCCGCTAAAAACAAGAAAGCAGGCATAACTGCAACCAACACAGAAGGGTTAAAGTCGAAAAGAGATGGAAAGTCCAACTCCGTAGCGAAATTTAATGGCAAGGACAGCGATAAAAGTAACGAAAACCGCCAAGCATCAAAATCCAAGTATGGTAGTGGTAGCAAGAACAGTAATGGACAGATTAAAGAGGCAACTAAATCGAAGAATGGCAAGGAACGCAAGGAACAACctcaaaagaagaacaataaaaatgaaaagaaaaccaatGACGACAGCGTTCGCGACAAAAAGCAAACAAGTAAAAccaatttgaagaagaataacGAAAGTGGAAGTAgcaacaaaataaaaaatgatgataagCCTATAGCCGATACGGCGGCTAGAAATAAGGGAGATAAAGAGATTGAGATGGAAGAAGGTGTGGTTCATAAAGAATACAAGAAATTCCAACCAAAATTAAGATTTAATGATTTGAAGGAATATTGTAGAGAATTTTCAAATGCGATTTTTCAAGAGCAGAAGCTGGAGAAcgattttgttttcaattttaacaTCAAATGGCCAGCTAACTCTGTCGACAATGTTTTCCTGATAACTATCAACATGAAGAATAACGAGGAGATCGAAAAGCTAATGACCCCTGTAGACATCAAACTAAAAAAGATGCCCTTTAAGAACAACTCACCCATTATATTTTCGAATTTGAATGAAACAGAATTATGGTATGCCTTCATAAAAGAAACTGATATGCAAAGAAACCAAATGGTTTTGCTGATCGAGCTGTTTGGGTGGAATGACAAGCCACTACCAGTGAAGCAATCATCTGAGAAATTCAAGTTTTTGCCATTATCGGCTTCTGCTAAGAGGGTGTTGTTTGCCATGAGTAGAATTGATAACCCGACATTTATTGATATGCTTCTTGGTCAAAAGGACATCAAGAAATTGGAATTCAACAATAGAATGAAATTTACGAATGATAGATTTAACGACTCACAAAAGAGGGCTATTCAAAATGTTCTGAACAACAAAGTCACTATATTGCAAGGTCCGCCTGGTACTGGTAAAACAGCCACCATTGAAGAGATCATTCTGCAAATGAGGGAGCATTTCAACTCTTTCCCCATTTTATGTGTGGCGGCTTCTAATATCGCAATAGACAACATTGCTGAGAAATTTATAGAGAAGAGGCCTGATATTAAGATATTAAGAATAGTATCTCGAAccaaagagaaagagtATGGTATGGACCACCCCTTGGGGAAGATATGTCTACATAACATTGTGCGTGAGAATCTGAACGAAGAATCTCGGGACACCGCTAGAAAGCTAGCCATGGGCCAGACGAAATCCTTTAGCAAGAACGCGTTGATGCGGTACTTCAGGGACAAAGAAGGCATTGTTAACAAGTATATCAATCAGTGTACGATCATATTTTCTACCAATGTGGCTGCGGGTTCTACGGAGCTGAAGGTGATCAAGGAGATACCTGTTGTTATCATGGATGAGTCGACGCAGTCATCGGAGGTGTCTACACTGATCCCGCTGTCGCTGCCTGGTATCAAGACGTTCGTGTTTGTTGGTGATGACAAGCAATTGAGCAGTTTCAGTGACATTCCGCAGTTGAGTTTGTCTCTGTTTGAGCGTATTCTGCAGAACGGTACGTACCAGAACCCGCATATGTTGAACACGCAGTACAGAATGCACCCCACGATCAGTGAGTTCCCGCGGACCATGATCTACAAGAACGAGCTGCAGGACGGTGTTACCGCTGAGCAGAAGCAGCTGGACAAAGTGGCGCACCCGGTGTACTTCTACGACTACCGCGCCACTGCGCAGAACCGCGAGCAACTGCACCGTGTCAGGCGCCGTGATGTGACCACAGTGAGTTACTACAACCGGGCCGAGTGCCGTATGATCCTGGAAGTCGTGCACATGTTGGTGATCGAGAAAGGCGTGCCGTTGGAGGACATCGGTATCATCACGCCGTATGCCGGGCAGCGTGAGCAGCTTGCGACTATGGTGCAAGCGGACGAGCTGATCAACCCGCGCGGGCTGGTCATCGAGAAGCAGAGCGAGGAGAAGGATCTCTTCAGTGTCAACGAGCAAAGCATGGGCAGCAACAACACCATCTGCATAGTGAACGGGCTGCAAGTGTCCACGGTGGACGCTTTCCAAGGCCACGAGAAGAGTGTTATTGTGTTTTCGTGTGTGAGAAACAACGAGAGCAACACCATTGGGTTCTTGAAAGACCAGCGCCGTTTGAACGTCGCACTGACCAGGGCCAAGAACTCGCTGGTGATCGTGGGCTGCTCGAGCGTCCTCTCCCGCAGCGACAGCATCTGGAAGAAGTACATAGACTACTTGTCCAAGAACAAGATGATCCACACCAGTTTATCAGAATACTAG
- the BMH1 gene encoding 14-3-3 family protein BMH1 (CAGL0L12056g~14-3-3 protein), translated as MSPSREDSVYLAKLAEQAERYEEMVESMKEVASSGQELSVEERNLLSVAYKNVIGARRASWRIISSIEQKEESKEKAEHQVELIRTYRGKIETELTKISDDILSVLDSHLIPSATSGESKVFYYKMKGDYHRYLAEFSSGDVRDKATEASLEAYKTASEIATTELPPTHPIRLGLALNFSVFYYEIQNSPDKACHLAKQAFDDAIAELDTLSEESYKDSTLIMQLLRDNLTLWTSDMSEAQDEQNDEPPK; from the coding sequence ATGTCGCCAAGTCGTGAGGATAGTGTGTATTTGGCCAAGCTGGCTGAGCAGGCCGAGAGGTACGAGGAGATGGTTGAGTCTATGAAGGAGGTGGCCTCGAGTGGTCAGGAGTTGAGTGTTGAGGAGCGTAACCTGCTGTCGGTTGCTTATAAGAATGTTATTGGTGCGCGCAGAGCGTCCTGGAGGATTATCTCCTCGATCGAGCAGAAGGAGGAGAGCAAAGAGAAGGCTGAGCACCAGGTTGAGTTGATCCGCACGTACCGTGGCAAGATCGAGACCGAGCTGACGAAGATCTCTGACGACATACTGTCTGTGCTAGACTCCCACCTGATCCCATCCGCCACCAGCGGCGAGTCCAAGGTTTTCTACTACAAGATGAAGGGTGACTACCACCGTTACTTGGCTGAGTTCTCCAGTGGTGATGTGAGGGACAAGGCCACCGAGGCCTCCCTAGAGGCTTACAAGACCGCCTCAGAGATCGCCACCACAGAGCTGCCACCAACACATCCTATCAGATTGGGTCTGGCTCTGAACTTCTCCGTGTTCTACTACGAGATCCAAAACTCCCCAGACAAGGCTTGCCACTTGGCTAAGCAAGCTTTCGACGACGCCATCGCCGAGCTGGATACATTGTCCGAGGAATCCTACAAGGACAGTACTCTAATCATGCAATTGCTAAGAGATAACTTGACCTTGTGGACTTCCGACATGTCTGAAGCTCAAGATGAACAAAATGACGAACCACCAAAATGA
- the PDA1 gene encoding pyruvate dehydrogenase (acetyl-transferring) subunit E1 alpha (CAGL0L12078g~Ortholog(s) have pyruvate dehydrogenase (acetyl-transferring) activity and role in acetyl-CoA biosynthetic process from pyruvate, carbon utilization, pseudohyphal growth, pyruvate catabolic process) encodes MLSIASKRPLALSARSVVGIGRTMATAKEKSQPVPDENENVEISLPETSFEGYMLEPPSLNYSATKGSLLQMFKDMVIIRRMEMACDALYKAKKIRGFCHLSVGQEAIAVGIENAITKRDSVITSYRCHGFTYMRGASVQAVLAELMGKRSGVSFGKGGSMHLFAPGFYGGNGIVGAQVPVGAGLAFAHQYKNEDACSFTLYGDGASNQGQVFESFNMAKLWNLPVVFCCENNKYGMGTAAARSSAMTEYFKRGQYIPGLKVNGMDILAVYQASKFAKEWCLSGKGPLVLEYETYRYGGHSMSDPGTTYRTRDEIQHMRSKNDPIAGLKMHLLELGIATEEEVKAYDKAARKYVDEQVELADKSAPPEAKLSILFEDVYVKGTETPTLRGRIPEDTWDFTKNDFLVRD; translated from the coding sequence ATGCTATCAATTGCGAGCAAGAGGCCATTGGCTTTGAGTGCCAGGTCGGTTGTCGGTATCGGGCGTACCATGGCTACCGCGAAGGAGAAGTCGCAGCCGGTTCCAGATGAGAACGAGAACGTTGAGATCAGTTTGCCAGAGACCTCCTTCGAAGGATACATGCTGGAGCCACCTAGCTTGAACTACTCAGCCACTAAGGGCTCTCTGTTGCAGATGTTCAAGGACATGGTCATTATCAGAAGAATGGAGATGGCCTGTGATGCGTTGTACAAGGCTAAAAAAATCAGAGGTTTCTGTCACTTGTCCGTCGGTCAGGAAGCCATTGCTGTTGGTATCGAGAACGCTATCACCAAGCGCGACTCCGTTATTACTTCTTACAGATGCCACGGTTTCACTTACATGAGGGGAGCCTCCGTGCAGGCTGTCCTAGCTGAATTGATGGGTAAGAGATCTGGTGTATCTTTCGGTAAAGGTGGTTCCATGCACTTGTTCGCACCAGGGTTCTACGGTGGTAACGGTATCGTCGGTGCCCAGGTGCCAGTCGGCGCCGGTCTAGCCTTCGCTCACCAGTACAAGAACGAGGACGCTTGCTCTTTCACACTTTACGGTGACGGTGCCTCCAACCAAGGTCAGGTGTTCGAGTCCTTCAACATGGCTAAGCTGTGGAACTTGCCTGTGGTCTTCTGCTGTGAAAACAACAAGTACGGTATGGGTACTGCAGCTGCTAGATCCTCCGCTATGACCGAGTACTTCAAGCGTGGTCAGTACATCCCAGGTTTGAAAGTCAACGGTATGGACATCCTGGCTGTCTACCAAGCTTCCAAGTTTGCCAAGGAATGGTGTTTGTCCGGCAAAGGTCCATTGGTTCTAGAGTACGAAACATACAGATACGGTGGTCACTCCATGTCTGACCCAGGTACCACTTACAGAACCAGAGATGAAATCCAACACATGAGATCCAAGAACGACCCTATTGCTGGTCTAAAGATGCACTTGCTAGAGCTTGGCATCGCCACTGAGGAAGAAGTTAAGGCCTATGACAAGGCTGCCAGAAAATACGTCGACGAACAAGTTGAACTCGCAGACAAGTCCGCCCCACCAGAGGCCAAGCTATCTATCTTGTTCGAAGATGTCTACGTTAAGGGCACTGAAACACCAACTCTAAGAGGTAGAATCCCAGAAGACACTTGGGACTTCACCAAGAACGATTTCTTGGTTAGAGactaa
- the DMC1 gene encoding recombinase DMC1 (CAGL0L12100g~Ortholog(s) have ATP binding, Swi5-Sfr1 complex binding, double-stranded DNA binding, recombinase activity, single-stranded DNA binding, single-stranded DNA-dependent ATPase activity), which yields MSATVTTTSEALDCSIIAIDELQNYGINASDIQKLKGSGIYTVNTVQSTTRRNLVKIKGLSEVKVEKIKEAANKLVKVGFVPATVQMDLRQKVISISTGSKQLDSVLGGGIMTMSITEVFGEFRCGKTQMSHTLCVTAQLPKSMGGGEGKVAFIDTEGTFRPERIKQIAERYDLDPDSCLENITYARALNSEHQMELVEQLGEELSSGSYTLIIVDSIMANFRVDYCGRGELNERQQKLNQHLFKLNRLAEEFNLAVFMTNQVQSDPGASALFASADGRKPVGGHVLAHASATRILLRKGRGDERVAKLQDSPDMPERECVYVIGEGGIADSSE from the coding sequence ATGTCAGCTACAGTCACTACTACCAGTGAGGCTCTCGACTGCTCAATTATAGCCATTGATGAGCTGCAGAACTATGGAATCAATGCATCTGATATACAGAAGTTGAAAGGAAGTGGGATATACACAGTTAATACTGTTCAGTCCACTACAAGGAGGAATCTGGTGAAAATCAAGGGACTCAGTGAGGTGAAGGTtgaaaagatcaaagaaGCCGCCAACAAGCTCGTTAAAGTTGGGTTTGTACCAGCTACAGTGCAAATGGATCTTAGACAAAAAGTTATCTCCATATCTACAGGATCTAAGCAATTAGACAGTGTATTGGGTGGTGGAATTATGACTATGAGCATCACTGAAGTTTTTGGAGAGTTTCGATGCGGGAAGACACAGATGTCACATACACTATGTGTGACAGCACAGTTGCCCAAATCTATGGGAGGTGGTGAAGGTAAAGTTGCATTCATCGATACTGAAGGAACTTTCAGACCGGAAAGAATTAAACAAATAGCAGAAAGGTACGATCTTGACCCTGATAGCTgtcttgaaaatattacCTATGCAAGAGCACTAAATAGCGAGCATCAAATGGAACTGGTCGAGCAATTGGGAGAGGAGTTGAGCTCTGGTTCATATACGCTCATAATTGTTGATTCAATTATGGCAAACTTTCGCGTTGATTATTGTGGACGTGGAGAACTTAACGAGCGCCAGCAAAAATTAAATCAGCATCTATTCAAGTTAAATCGGTTAGCAGAAGAATTTAATCTAGCTGTATTTATGACAAATCAAGTACAATCAGATCCAGGTGCATCTGCTCTGTTTGCTTCAGCAGACGGAAGAAAACCTGTCGGCGGTCATGTATTAGCCCATGCCTCTGCTACTCGTATTCTATTAAGAAAAGGTAGAGGTGACGAACGAGTAGCAAAGTTACAAGACTCTCCGGACATGCCTGAACGTGAATGTGTTTATGTGATTGGTGAAGGTGGTATAGCAGATTCCAGTGAGTGA
- the ISC10 gene encoding Isc10p (CAGL0L12122g~Ortholog(s) have role in ascospore formation), translated as MMAIVDENYKNNRQEEALQFIGYISFDKINQMNNRMLKNIDQNINTSIELVENVKDRFSKDDPSVNYKRGEITSNYDSQKYNAQSPSISKTLNYFQSHEKNVIMVDDQPLILTNTNHFSPDYPPFYRTYKYDHRLNELGANDVVSAMVQNEINDNNDYFNCELEYVEKKTKFLHWYDYVLYHLFSIDRLGYFKLEIWRQKYQHSPWKSQINDRLFNADTNSINESMGDEDYDPESLINTRSTNKWSNSKRSGFTSLRSFFGMV; from the coding sequence ATGATGGCGATCGTTGATGAAAACTATAAAAATAACAGACAGGAAGAAGCACTACAATTCATAGgatatatatcatttgataaaattaaCCAAATGAATAATAGGATgctaaaaaatattgatcaaaatattaataccTCTATAGAGTTGGTAGAGAACGTTAAGGATAGGTTTTCTAAAGACGACCCCTCTGTTAACTATAAGAGAGGAGAAATAACCTCAAATTATGACTCCCAAAAGTATAACGCTCAGTCGCCATCCATTTCCAAAACGttaaattattttcaatcCCATGAAAAGAATGTTATTATGGTTGATGACCAGCCTTTAATACTAACCAACACTAACCACTTCTCTCCCGACTATCCTCCATTTTACCGCACTTATAAATATGACCATCGTCTAAATGAATTGGGCGCCAATGATGTTGTAAGCGCTATGgttcaaaatgaaataaacGATAACAATGATTACTTTAACTGTGAATTGGAGTAcgtagaaaaaaaaacaaaatttcttcattgGTATGATTATGTATTGTATCATTTATTTAGTATTGATCGTCTAGGCTATTTTAAGCTTGAAATATGGCGGcaaaaatatcaacatTCACCTTGGAAATCACAGATTAACGATAGATTATTCAATGCGGACACCAATTCAATAAACGAATCTATGGGTGATGAAGATTATGATCCTGAATCTTTGATAAACACAAGATCAACCAACAAATGGTCAAATTCCAAAAGAAGTGGATTTACATCTTTGAGATCATTTTTTGGAATGGTTTAA